From Agromyces sp. SYSU T00194, a single genomic window includes:
- a CDS encoding SHOCT domain-containing protein translates to MDAYGFWGFVSFLLAAFVFVAYLFVLVAILGDLFTDHSLNGWWKAVWMVFLVFVPFLTGLVYVIVRGHGMAQRRMAARRATDPPVAEYSPHVAAPPSPSDEIAKAKSMLDAGTITPEEYEALKVRTLGEG, encoded by the coding sequence ATGGACGCGTACGGGTTCTGGGGGTTCGTCAGCTTCCTGCTGGCGGCCTTCGTGTTCGTGGCCTACCTCTTCGTCCTGGTGGCGATCCTGGGCGACCTGTTCACCGACCACTCGCTGAACGGCTGGTGGAAGGCCGTCTGGATGGTGTTCCTGGTGTTCGTGCCGTTCCTCACCGGGCTCGTCTACGTCATCGTGCGGGGGCACGGCATGGCCCAGCGACGCATGGCGGCACGGCGTGCGACCGACCCCCCGGTGGCGGAGTACTCGCCGCACGTGGCGGCGCCGCCGTCGCCCTCCGACGAGATCGCGAAGGCGAAGTCGATGCTCGACGCGGGCACGATCACGCCCGAGGAGTACGAGGCGCTCAAGGTCCGCACGCTCGGCGAGGGCTGA
- a CDS encoding heavy-metal-associated domain-containing protein: MTDTTRTELPLVQSSGSGGCGDGCGCGHGAGAATTTATASATTAEFLVEGMTCSHCVASVTEELSEISGVEQVAVDLHPDGASRVIVSSAQPLAAQDVRAAVEDAGYRLATVS; this comes from the coding sequence ATGACCGACACCACCCGCACCGAACTCCCCCTCGTCCAGTCCTCGGGTTCCGGCGGCTGCGGCGACGGCTGCGGATGCGGCCACGGCGCCGGCGCCGCGACGACGACCGCGACCGCCTCGGCGACGACCGCCGAATTCCTCGTCGAGGGCATGACCTGCTCGCACTGCGTCGCCAGCGTCACCGAGGAGCTCTCCGAGATCTCCGGCGTCGAGCAGGTCGCCGTCGACCTCCACCCCGACGGCGCGTCGCGCGTGATCGTGTCGTCCGCGCAGCCACTGGCCGCCCAGGACGTGCGCGCCGCCGTCGAGGACGCCGGCTACCGGCTCGCGACCGTCTCCTGA
- a CDS encoding heavy metal translocating P-type ATPase gives MSTTAPTPGSGPTLVDVELDITGMTCASCAMRIERKLGKLPGVEASVNYATEKAHVRAPEDVATDRLLEVVAAAGYGATVPAPEPEPVDPDAELGPLRRRLIASTVLAVPVAVLSMVPALQFPYWQWVALALTIPVATWGAWPFHRAAAVNARHRAVTMDTLISMGVLAAFGWSLYALFLGDAGRPGMHMTFRLLGPAPGGHDELYLEVAAAVTVFLLAGRSIEARAKRASGAALRALLELGATDATLLADGVERRVAVRDLVPGDRVLVRPGEQVASDGLVVEGASAVDRSMLTGESVPVEVGPGDRVTGATLNVGGVLVVEITRVGADTELARLGRLVEEAQTGKAAVQRLADRVSTVFVPVVIGLALVALAGWLLVGGTPEQAFGAAVATLIIACPCALGLATPTALLVGTGRGAQLGILIRGPQVLEQTRTVDTIVLDKTGTVTTGRMRVAHVVAADGEAGDEVLAVAAAAEAGSEHPIARAVVEAGGAHGTAPTAGEFLAHAGLGVQAVIDGRLATVGRAAWLADAWSIALPEALADAVRAAEAEGATAVVVAWDGRARGMVAVTDTVKPHADEAVRRFRGLGLEPILLTGDNAGAAASVARTVGIDEVHAGVTPAGKLEVVRDLQAAGRTVAMVGDGVNDQAALAASDLGIAMGQGTDAAMAASDLTVVTGDLRVVADAVRLSRRTLGIIRGNLFWAFAYNVAAIPIAMLGLLNPLVAGAAMACSSVFVVGNSLRLRRFRPLG, from the coding sequence ATGAGCACCACCGCACCCACCCCGGGCTCCGGCCCGACCCTCGTCGACGTCGAGCTCGACATCACCGGCATGACCTGCGCGTCGTGCGCGATGCGAATCGAGCGCAAGCTCGGGAAGCTGCCCGGCGTCGAGGCATCCGTCAACTACGCCACCGAGAAGGCGCACGTGCGCGCGCCGGAGGACGTCGCCACCGACCGGCTCCTCGAGGTCGTGGCCGCGGCGGGCTACGGCGCCACCGTGCCGGCCCCCGAGCCCGAGCCCGTCGACCCCGACGCCGAGCTCGGCCCGCTGCGCCGCCGCCTCATCGCGAGCACCGTGCTGGCCGTGCCGGTCGCGGTGCTGTCGATGGTGCCCGCGCTGCAGTTCCCGTACTGGCAGTGGGTCGCCCTGGCGCTCACGATCCCCGTCGCCACGTGGGGCGCCTGGCCGTTCCACCGCGCCGCCGCGGTGAACGCCCGGCACCGCGCCGTCACGATGGACACGCTCATCAGCATGGGCGTGCTCGCCGCGTTCGGCTGGTCGCTGTACGCGCTGTTCCTCGGTGACGCGGGCCGACCCGGCATGCACATGACCTTCCGCCTGCTCGGCCCGGCGCCCGGCGGCCACGACGAGCTGTACCTCGAGGTCGCCGCCGCGGTCACGGTGTTCCTGCTGGCGGGCCGCTCCATCGAGGCCCGCGCGAAGCGCGCATCGGGTGCCGCCCTGCGGGCGCTGCTCGAGCTGGGGGCGACGGATGCCACGCTGCTGGCCGACGGCGTCGAGCGACGGGTCGCCGTGCGCGACCTCGTGCCGGGCGACCGGGTGCTCGTGCGGCCCGGCGAGCAGGTCGCCTCCGACGGGCTGGTGGTCGAGGGCGCCTCCGCGGTCGATCGCAGCATGCTCACGGGCGAGTCGGTGCCGGTCGAGGTCGGCCCCGGCGATCGCGTCACGGGCGCCACGCTCAACGTCGGCGGGGTGCTCGTCGTCGAGATCACGCGCGTGGGCGCCGACACCGAACTCGCACGACTGGGTCGGCTCGTCGAGGAGGCGCAGACCGGCAAGGCCGCCGTGCAGCGGCTCGCCGACCGCGTCTCGACCGTGTTCGTGCCCGTCGTCATCGGGCTCGCGCTCGTCGCGCTGGCCGGCTGGCTGCTGGTCGGCGGCACGCCCGAGCAGGCGTTCGGCGCCGCCGTCGCGACCCTCATCATCGCCTGCCCCTGCGCGCTCGGGCTCGCGACGCCCACCGCGCTGCTCGTCGGCACCGGCCGCGGCGCGCAGCTCGGCATCCTCATCCGCGGCCCGCAGGTGCTCGAGCAGACCCGCACGGTCGACACCATCGTGCTCGACAAGACCGGAACCGTCACCACGGGCCGGATGCGCGTGGCGCACGTCGTCGCGGCCGACGGCGAGGCGGGCGACGAGGTGCTCGCGGTCGCCGCCGCGGCGGAGGCCGGCTCGGAGCATCCGATCGCCCGCGCCGTCGTCGAGGCCGGCGGCGCGCACGGCACCGCGCCGACCGCCGGCGAGTTCCTCGCCCACGCCGGGCTCGGCGTGCAGGCCGTGATCGACGGCCGCCTCGCGACGGTCGGCCGCGCCGCCTGGCTCGCCGACGCCTGGTCGATCGCGCTCCCGGAGGCGCTCGCCGACGCCGTGCGCGCCGCGGAGGCCGAGGGCGCGACCGCGGTGGTCGTCGCGTGGGACGGCCGTGCGCGCGGCATGGTCGCCGTGACCGACACCGTGAAGCCGCACGCGGACGAGGCGGTGCGCCGGTTCCGGGGCCTCGGGCTGGAGCCGATCCTGCTCACCGGCGACAACGCCGGGGCCGCGGCGTCGGTCGCCCGCACCGTGGGCATCGACGAGGTGCACGCCGGCGTCACCCCGGCCGGCAAGCTCGAGGTCGTGCGCGACCTGCAGGCAGCGGGACGCACCGTCGCCATGGTCGGCGACGGCGTCAACGACCAGGCGGCGCTCGCGGCATCCGACCTCGGCATCGCCATGGGGCAGGGCACGGATGCGGCGATGGCAGCCTCCGACCTCACCGTCGTCACCGGCGACCTGCGGGTCGTCGCCGACGCCGTGCGGCTGTCGCGCCGCACGCTCGGCATCATCCGCGGCAACCTGTTCTGGGCCTTCGCCTACAACGTCGCGGCGATCCCGATCGCGATGCTCGGGCTGCTGAACCCGCTCGTCGCAGGTGCGGCGATGGCGTGCTCCTCGGTCTTCGTGGTGGGCAACAGCCTGCGGCTGCGACGGTTCCGGCCGCTGGGCTGA
- a CDS encoding DUF2017 family protein codes for MIVSAAQELGGVRIVLESEEAMLLAEFAGQVVTVLEQEAHTDPALDRLFPDAYVDDDRASAEFRRYTRDDLAQSKRAAAVAVRDATRTEEDRGIVDIELDQAASWGWLTFLTDLRLILAERTGIIADERGDAEPVTEPITERDGYMRAAYEWVGFVQGSMLEVLDPTNER; via the coding sequence GTGATCGTCTCGGCGGCGCAGGAGCTGGGCGGGGTGCGCATCGTGCTCGAGAGCGAGGAGGCGATGCTGCTCGCCGAGTTCGCCGGGCAGGTCGTGACCGTGCTCGAGCAGGAGGCCCACACCGACCCGGCGCTCGACCGCCTGTTCCCCGACGCGTACGTCGACGACGACCGGGCGTCGGCCGAGTTCCGTCGGTACACCCGCGACGACCTGGCGCAGTCCAAGCGTGCGGCCGCGGTCGCGGTGCGCGACGCCACGCGCACCGAGGAGGACCGCGGCATCGTCGACATCGAGCTCGACCAGGCGGCGTCGTGGGGCTGGCTGACGTTCCTGACCGACCTGCGGCTGATCCTCGCCGAGCGCACCGGCATCATCGCCGACGAGCGCGGCGACGCCGAGCCCGTGACCGAGCCGATCACCGAGCGCGACGGCTACATGCGCGCCGCGTACGAGTGGGTCGGGTTCGTGCAGGGGTCGATGCTCGAGGTGCTCGACCCGACGAACGAGCGCTGA
- the clpS gene encoding ATP-dependent Clp protease adapter ClpS has translation MAQTIERPDVREATDEASVTEPPWVTIVWDDPVNLMTYVSYVFRSYFGFPRQQAERLMLRVHTEGRAVVATGDRETMERHVAAMHGYGLQATLRRADE, from the coding sequence ATGGCGCAGACGATCGAGCGACCCGACGTGCGGGAGGCGACGGACGAGGCATCCGTCACCGAACCGCCGTGGGTCACGATCGTCTGGGACGACCCGGTCAACCTCATGACCTACGTCTCGTACGTCTTCCGCAGCTACTTCGGCTTCCCGCGGCAGCAGGCGGAGCGGCTCATGCTCCGCGTCCACACCGAGGGTCGCGCCGTCGTCGCGACGGGCGACCGCGAGACCATGGAGCGCCACGTCGCCGCCATGCACGGCTACGGACTGCAGGCCACGCTGCGGAGGGCCGACGAGTGA